CTCGCGGCCGGCCTTCCGCTCCTGCTGTGGGGCGCCCGCCGCCGCAGCGGGGGATGGGTGGCCGCCGGGGCCGTACTCCTGGCGCAGGGGGCGCTGGGGCTTGCCTACCACCGGGCCAGGGCGGGCGCCGAAACGCGCTGACCGGCCCGGGAGAGCGGGGCCCAGCCCTTACGCGTCCTCGTCGTCCTCGTCGTCCAGCCGGGCCAGCCAGGTCGCGAGCCGCTCGACCGGCACCTCGAAGTCGGGGTTGAGATCGACGAACGTACGCAGCTGCTCGGCGAGCCACTCGAAGGTGACCTCCTCCTCGCCGCGCCGCTTCTCCAGTTCCTCGATGCCACGGTCCGTG
This DNA window, taken from Streptomyces griseus subsp. griseus, encodes the following:
- a CDS encoding DUF6104 family protein; the protein is MYFTDRGIEELEKRRGEEEVTFEWLAEQLRTFVDLNPDFEVPVERLATWLARLDDEDDEDA